A single genomic interval of Stieleria maiorica harbors:
- a CDS encoding ArsR/SmtB family transcription factor encodes MTSKSTSNSSTKPRGSVQAFADAAECLKTLAHPVRLRIVQLLLHGRYTVGELAEDCEIPDNVASEHLRLLKRCGFLNSERDGRRVYYQVAEPHLEQLMACVEGRFLQQTAKRR; translated from the coding sequence ATGACCAGCAAATCGACGTCCAACAGTTCGACCAAACCCCGCGGCAGCGTCCAGGCGTTCGCCGACGCCGCCGAATGTCTGAAAACACTGGCCCACCCGGTCCGGTTGCGGATCGTCCAACTGCTGCTCCACGGCCGCTACACCGTGGGCGAGTTGGCCGAGGATTGTGAGATTCCCGACAACGTCGCGTCGGAACACTTGCGGTTGCTCAAGCGCTGTGGGTTCCTCAACAGCGAGCGCGACGGGCGGCGGGTGTATTACCAGGTCGCCGAACCGCACTTGGAACAGCTGATGGCCTGTGTCGAAGGGCGTTTCCTGCAGCAGACCGCCAAACGTCGCTAG
- a CDS encoding glycosyltransferase family protein encodes MTPKTVLLVAGSAGFSTRDVWEGYRQGLAQCGVNVIPYATFSMLRVLSHEAVGNDIVGKAHDVRNGVDAVVFIDGMHFSGERAWVPATLRDSNILTAVIKTDDPYCPIADTQRLYHLVCTNELYQKPDAEAYLPTATLAAPEISARVGQEPESDVVFIGTLFEDRVATMLKLAEHCDRRGLRFRMAGNFPADATQFKRIPAVDFSSGTVRPDAKWRMYAASKLVLNLFRAADQAVSPSPRVFEVTALGSPALLTGVRRDEVTRIFGDSVYHFDDADELCQQVDRAIANDADRRRRVAQAKLITDQAHLYRHRSETLLKLLARQRARFSTLRVTSARPDAADTPAESGATLKPDRIPEERLAWLIGCGRTGSTWLCEMLDALPEMRGWHEPYFGRLVQHLAERPDERKRPSAFFFDGNGKAGLRAIRAAFYEVAKERYPGFGAEALVVKEVNTPELFAMIEELFPLSRMLFLVRDPFDVLDSYIDMRQPGSWNRASNDRASSDPKHLAKHIASAYARAADAFEAFEVSQRLQVRYESMITDAAGELVRIASFLGTQANVDEIDRVVDRFRFDRHKDTGPGAFRRHGRPGVWQDSPHFTRQVHETAESILGELRERFGYTATSPR; translated from the coding sequence ATGACACCCAAGACGGTTTTGTTGGTCGCCGGTTCGGCCGGGTTTTCGACCCGCGATGTTTGGGAAGGCTATCGCCAAGGGCTGGCCCAGTGCGGCGTCAACGTGATTCCCTACGCGACGTTCTCGATGCTGCGCGTGCTCAGCCACGAAGCGGTCGGCAACGATATCGTCGGCAAGGCCCATGACGTGCGCAACGGCGTCGACGCGGTCGTGTTTATCGACGGCATGCATTTCAGCGGCGAGCGGGCTTGGGTCCCGGCGACGCTGCGTGACTCGAACATCCTGACCGCCGTCATCAAGACCGACGATCCCTATTGCCCGATCGCGGACACACAGCGGCTGTACCATCTGGTCTGCACCAACGAGCTGTACCAAAAGCCCGACGCCGAGGCCTACCTGCCGACCGCCACACTAGCGGCTCCGGAAATTTCCGCGCGGGTCGGTCAAGAACCCGAAAGCGACGTCGTTTTTATCGGCACGCTGTTCGAAGACCGAGTGGCGACGATGTTGAAACTTGCCGAACACTGCGACCGCCGCGGGCTGCGGTTTCGCATGGCCGGCAACTTCCCCGCCGACGCGACACAGTTCAAACGCATTCCCGCGGTCGATTTCTCCTCCGGAACGGTCCGCCCCGACGCGAAGTGGCGGATGTATGCGGCCAGCAAGCTGGTTCTGAACCTGTTCCGTGCGGCCGACCAAGCGGTCTCCCCCAGCCCACGCGTGTTCGAAGTCACCGCGCTCGGCAGTCCCGCATTGTTGACCGGCGTCCGACGCGACGAGGTGACTCGAATCTTCGGCGATTCGGTCTATCACTTCGACGACGCCGATGAACTGTGCCAGCAAGTGGACCGAGCGATCGCCAATGACGCCGACCGTCGCCGCCGCGTCGCACAGGCCAAATTGATCACCGACCAGGCACATCTGTACCGCCACCGCAGCGAAACCCTGCTAAAGTTGCTGGCCCGTCAGCGGGCGAGGTTTTCGACCCTCCGCGTGACCTCCGCCAGGCCCGATGCGGCCGACACTCCCGCCGAATCGGGAGCCACGCTCAAACCCGATCGAATCCCCGAAGAGCGTTTGGCGTGGCTGATCGGTTGCGGACGAACCGGATCGACCTGGTTGTGCGAGATGCTTGACGCGCTGCCCGAGATGCGAGGTTGGCACGAGCCCTATTTCGGTCGTTTGGTTCAACATTTGGCCGAGCGGCCGGACGAACGCAAACGCCCCAGCGCTTTCTTCTTTGATGGCAACGGGAAAGCCGGCTTGCGCGCCATCCGAGCAGCGTTCTACGAAGTTGCAAAGGAACGCTATCCGGGGTTTGGCGCCGAGGCGTTGGTCGTCAAGGAGGTCAACACGCCGGAGTTGTTTGCGATGATCGAAGAACTGTTTCCGCTCAGCCGAATGTTGTTTCTGGTCCGAGATCCGTTCGACGTGCTCGATTCTTACATCGACATGCGCCAACCCGGCAGCTGGAATCGAGCGTCCAATGATCGGGCCTCCAGCGACCCGAAACATCTCGCCAAGCACATTGCCAGTGCGTACGCTCGCGCTGCCGACGCCTTTGAGGCGTTCGAAGTCTCGCAAAGGCTCCAGGTGCGGTACGAGTCGATGATCACCGACGCGGCAGGCGAACTGGTTCGGATCGCTTCCTTCTTGGGGACGCAAGCGAACGTGGATGAAATCGATCGCGTGGTGGATCGGTTTCGTTTTGACCGTCACAAAGACACCGGACCGGGAGCGTTTCGTCGCCACGGCCGACCGGGCGTCTGGCAAGACTCGCCGCATTTTACCCGCCAGGTACACGAAACGGCCGAAAGCATATTAGGCGAGCTGCGGGAACGATTCGGCTACACTGCAACGTCCCCGCGTTAA
- a CDS encoding WD40 repeat domain-containing serine/threonine-protein kinase → MPAEPNHEDDPGDPDEPGQSTFLHDSELPSSSDDFVDLTKQTHRNVGEQQETLSHASDSLLGETITLNADGDHVLGNFRILSRLGSGGFGTVYKAEDLRLERLVALKAALPRSSDRGDGQYKRVIHEGRAAAALDHPNIVSIYDVADLDGKPYIISQLIDGATLKECLASGPANHTWTAEIMVAIARAVDYAHGKGIIHRDLKPGNILLDQNETPHVNDFGIAKHSDSDETISNESSIIGTPAYMSPEQAAGHSRDADRRSDIYSLGVILYELATGEKPFRGSSRMLIHHVIHTDPQPPRMLNQSVPLDLETVCLKCLEKDPDRRYQTAADLADDLQRILDGDPIQARPVSGIEHFVRRCRRYPGTTASVAGLMAAIVIGLAGVTWQWRRAEHNRRREVIAREEVERSREELKEEVAYSKQMLHDAESKLAFQSMTAGDHRLAQQSLNVLRPLGDVEFQLLRNIESRYQELLRHVEMITDIAISDDQRLIAATGLRTLLVWDTETKRIVYRFREKGKQLRCVDFARSSHRLAWGGELGRVYLKTIGVADTPMRTLNHGSPLEVIRFSADGSKLLSAGAGGNVVVWTSESGTKDVAHSVTTSTILAADFLGGEGILTGDQSGRVIRCELPSGRCDEIAKNAFPILSLDTNADATQFAAGTQDNRFMVGRVDDPESVRRIMTTHGPIMDVEFWDQKDALVTTNLYGQLGIWKLPDLHVRECHRYFQGVGHFAIDPGSDRLLLGGGDGGVVSINVDGVRPDVVQTPHGAITDLAFVDQSIVVCHATGPASLLHRSSGRMLRTIPGETDSPPGNHSLPQDLTCVACSPDQKRLGFGTSDGRILVWESDTGEIRLHGTATDKSIAQIELADDGLSAWTGGFDGSVRHWDLTKADSSTGIAALGGVVRGLRLSGDRSRAVAVSANGVAVLIDVDEQTELARAELGNSLHCVAWSGDSSQLAIGDARGTVHLYPSDLSGVASTIEVHTGPISSVAFSPSGQRLITAGHDEQIAFSNLVTGRSGAIVESSHPISIRDLALSDDAQWMVTGDVGGNLRIWSVAK, encoded by the coding sequence ATGCCAGCTGAGCCCAACCACGAAGACGATCCCGGCGATCCGGACGAGCCGGGGCAATCGACCTTCTTGCACGACAGCGAGTTGCCGAGCAGCAGTGACGACTTTGTTGATCTCACCAAGCAGACACATCGCAACGTCGGCGAACAGCAGGAGACGCTCAGCCACGCCAGTGATTCGTTGTTGGGAGAAACGATCACGCTCAATGCGGACGGTGACCATGTGCTGGGTAACTTTCGAATCCTCAGCAGACTCGGTTCGGGCGGCTTCGGGACGGTTTACAAAGCCGAAGACCTGCGATTAGAGCGATTGGTTGCGCTCAAAGCCGCGCTGCCGCGCTCTTCCGACCGAGGTGACGGCCAATACAAACGCGTTATTCACGAAGGTCGCGCGGCCGCCGCACTCGACCACCCCAACATCGTCTCGATCTACGACGTGGCCGACCTGGATGGCAAACCCTACATCATCTCGCAGTTGATCGACGGCGCGACGCTGAAGGAGTGTCTTGCTTCGGGGCCGGCCAATCACACGTGGACCGCGGAAATCATGGTGGCGATCGCCCGGGCCGTCGATTATGCCCACGGCAAAGGCATCATTCATCGTGATTTAAAACCCGGCAACATTCTGTTGGATCAGAATGAAACCCCACATGTCAACGATTTCGGCATCGCCAAACACAGCGACAGCGATGAAACGATTTCCAACGAAAGTTCGATTATCGGTACACCGGCCTACATGTCGCCCGAACAAGCCGCCGGGCACTCGCGGGACGCGGACCGCCGCAGCGACATCTATTCTTTGGGCGTGATCCTGTACGAACTGGCGACGGGCGAAAAACCGTTTCGCGGCAGTTCGCGGATGTTGATTCATCATGTGATTCACACTGATCCACAGCCGCCGAGGATGCTCAATCAAAGCGTCCCCCTGGACTTGGAAACCGTTTGCCTGAAGTGTTTGGAAAAAGACCCTGATCGGCGTTATCAGACGGCCGCGGACTTGGCCGATGACCTGCAGCGCATTCTCGACGGCGATCCGATCCAGGCACGCCCCGTGTCGGGAATCGAGCACTTCGTTCGCCGCTGTCGCCGCTACCCGGGGACGACCGCCAGTGTGGCCGGATTGATGGCCGCGATCGTCATCGGATTGGCCGGAGTGACATGGCAATGGCGCCGCGCCGAGCACAATCGGCGACGAGAAGTGATCGCCAGAGAAGAGGTCGAACGCTCGCGTGAAGAACTCAAAGAAGAGGTCGCTTACTCCAAACAGATGCTGCACGACGCCGAATCAAAGCTGGCGTTCCAATCGATGACGGCCGGCGATCATCGTTTGGCACAGCAATCGCTCAACGTGCTGCGTCCGCTCGGCGACGTGGAGTTTCAGCTGTTGCGAAACATCGAAAGCCGTTACCAAGAACTCCTGCGCCATGTTGAAATGATCACCGACATCGCGATCTCCGACGACCAGCGGCTGATCGCCGCGACAGGACTGCGGACGCTGTTGGTGTGGGACACCGAAACAAAACGAATCGTTTACCGTTTCCGCGAAAAAGGAAAACAACTCCGCTGCGTGGATTTTGCACGCTCCAGCCATCGTCTGGCTTGGGGGGGAGAACTCGGCAGAGTCTATCTGAAAACGATCGGCGTGGCGGATACGCCGATGCGAACATTGAACCATGGATCGCCTCTGGAAGTGATCCGTTTTTCCGCCGACGGTTCGAAACTGTTATCGGCCGGTGCTGGCGGAAACGTTGTTGTCTGGACGTCCGAATCTGGAACCAAGGACGTTGCCCACTCGGTCACGACCTCCACCATCCTTGCCGCCGATTTTCTAGGCGGCGAGGGGATCCTGACCGGCGATCAAAGTGGCCGGGTCATCCGCTGTGAACTCCCGTCGGGCCGTTGTGACGAGATCGCAAAAAACGCGTTTCCGATTCTGTCGCTGGACACCAACGCCGACGCCACCCAATTTGCCGCGGGGACGCAAGACAATCGATTCATGGTCGGACGTGTCGACGATCCTGAATCCGTTCGACGGATCATGACCACCCATGGCCCCATCATGGACGTCGAGTTCTGGGACCAAAAAGACGCTCTGGTCACGACCAACCTGTACGGCCAATTGGGCATTTGGAAGCTGCCGGACTTACACGTCCGCGAGTGCCATCGCTACTTTCAGGGCGTCGGACACTTTGCCATCGACCCGGGTTCCGATCGACTATTGCTCGGCGGTGGTGATGGCGGCGTCGTTTCGATCAACGTCGACGGCGTCCGGCCCGATGTCGTTCAAACCCCGCATGGTGCGATCACGGATCTGGCATTCGTCGACCAATCCATCGTGGTCTGTCATGCGACGGGCCCGGCCAGCCTGTTGCATCGGAGTTCCGGCCGAATGCTGCGAACGATCCCCGGCGAAACCGATTCCCCACCCGGCAACCACTCCCTGCCGCAGGACCTGACGTGCGTGGCGTGTTCACCAGACCAAAAGCGGCTCGGCTTCGGCACCAGCGACGGACGGATCTTGGTCTGGGAATCCGACACCGGTGAAATTCGCTTGCACGGCACGGCGACCGACAAGTCGATCGCTCAGATCGAATTGGCGGATGACGGCTTGAGCGCCTGGACGGGCGGATTCGACGGCAGCGTGCGGCATTGGGATTTGACCAAAGCCGATTCCAGCACCGGGATCGCGGCCTTGGGCGGCGTCGTTCGCGGCTTGCGATTGTCTGGCGACCGGAGCCGCGCCGTGGCCGTTTCGGCCAACGGCGTTGCCGTCCTGATCGACGTGGACGAGCAAACGGAACTCGCGCGGGCCGAACTCGGCAATTCGTTGCACTGCGTCGCGTGGTCCGGCGATTCATCCCAACTCGCGATCGGCGACGCGCGGGGAACCGTCCATCTGTATCCGAGTGACCTGTCCGGCGTCGCCAGCACCATCGAGGTGCACACCGGCCCGATCAGCTCGGTCGCGTTCTCCCCGTCCGGCCAGCGACTCATCACCGCCGGCCATGACGAACAGATCGCGTTTTCCAATCTGGTGACCGGCCGATCCGGCGCGATCGTCGAAAGCAGTCATCCGATCAGCATTCGTGATTTGGCGCTCAGCGACGACGCCCAGTGGATGGTCACCGGCGACGTCGGCGGCAACCTCCGAATCTGGTCGGTCGCAAAGTGA
- a CDS encoding DUF1592 domain-containing protein, producing MVRAVLLTALTLAPSLRSVADDTLGSLLERHCQQCHGADDPETNLRVDNPDFSLAPDSPEYAAAGKLLERVYNAVDSGQMPPEDAEPLAISSRRQLLRLLRNRLLQVAKNSPERSPHRRLTVEEYNYTLKTLFGVDAEFADMLPADPISESGYRNARSQLGLSSLQIEAYLDSARRAVQRYVQFGPIEDDVIRYHIEFEDLYYATGDRYGTRKRAPAAIDRETMLARRERNLAQTPKYVDPLGPKLPGAHSDDEKLRAAIPKLNQQYVAIPRRLSTGEMVIRLRAAGTADRNGRFPRLRVEAGITLGDGCSIDRRLLGEADVTAPTDDPAVYEFRIRLEDVPTKGPQRQEDTFDRLSVFDMDQIYISNVSCDPHAVFTLGRGGYPDPEIGSQRIAGAIDQMDRDGVNFLMLDCMEIEMFPGRSESTPSYRWQIPSVAVDQDDRDEAMIAESLLAEFMRQAYRRPVSADEISQKLKLFGALRTRSYSFEDSLRETMTAVLVSPAFLFLEVPSPTPAKRRSDSSCPHQLASRLSYLLWLSPPDDHLMIRANDGSLLQPCVLHEEAERMLADPRCRRFLESFCRQWLRLGRYHNIAVDRDAYPTYDEDFAAASIRETIECFVEVFQSDANALDLIDSDYVIVDDRLAEHYGLAAPTSGEMQKVSLPKDSVRGGLLTQASLMTLNSDGVDSHAIRRGVWLLDRMLNSPPPPPPPNIPAIEIDDPELEGLSLKEKIQRHREPGACRNCHAKIDPWGIPFENFDATGRWRNEWLAFEGDQRVRRVIDPATVLPDGQRIENIVELKQHLRRQRSEQFADALVHHLLTYTLGRSPDYADRQDVDEIRKRFKASGYKLRELVLAIVDSKLFRI from the coding sequence ATGGTTCGTGCTGTGCTGTTGACTGCGTTGACGTTGGCGCCGAGCCTGCGATCGGTCGCCGATGACACACTTGGCAGTCTACTGGAACGCCATTGCCAGCAGTGCCACGGGGCTGACGACCCAGAGACCAATCTTCGAGTGGACAATCCGGATTTTTCGCTCGCGCCCGACTCGCCTGAATACGCCGCCGCAGGGAAACTGTTGGAGAGGGTGTACAACGCAGTCGACAGCGGTCAGATGCCGCCCGAGGATGCCGAGCCGCTGGCGATTTCGTCGCGACGGCAGTTGCTCCGCCTGCTCCGGAACCGGCTCCTGCAGGTCGCGAAAAACTCACCCGAGCGATCCCCGCATCGGCGTCTGACGGTAGAAGAGTACAACTACACCCTCAAGACACTCTTTGGTGTCGACGCCGAGTTCGCTGACATGCTTCCGGCGGATCCGATCTCCGAATCGGGATATCGAAATGCCCGCTCTCAGCTCGGTCTATCGTCACTGCAAATCGAGGCGTATTTGGACAGCGCCCGCCGCGCGGTCCAGCGTTATGTGCAATTTGGACCGATCGAAGACGATGTGATCCGATACCACATCGAATTCGAGGATCTGTATTACGCAACCGGTGATCGCTACGGAACTCGGAAACGTGCGCCCGCGGCAATCGATCGTGAAACCATGCTGGCACGTCGCGAACGAAATCTTGCTCAGACACCAAAGTACGTTGACCCGTTGGGGCCCAAGCTGCCGGGCGCCCATTCCGATGACGAAAAATTACGGGCGGCGATTCCCAAATTGAATCAACAGTACGTCGCGATTCCCCGCCGGCTGTCGACCGGCGAAATGGTCATCCGCCTACGGGCCGCCGGAACCGCTGACCGCAACGGGCGTTTCCCCCGCTTGCGCGTCGAGGCAGGGATCACACTCGGCGACGGTTGTTCGATTGACAGGCGATTGCTCGGCGAAGCGGATGTCACCGCACCAACTGACGATCCAGCGGTCTACGAATTCCGCATTCGCCTTGAAGATGTGCCGACCAAGGGGCCGCAGCGCCAGGAGGACACGTTTGATCGGTTAAGCGTGTTCGACATGGACCAGATCTACATTTCCAACGTCTCCTGCGACCCTCACGCCGTCTTCACGCTCGGCCGCGGAGGCTATCCCGATCCCGAAATCGGCTCTCAACGGATCGCTGGTGCGATCGATCAGATGGATCGAGATGGCGTCAATTTTCTGATGTTGGATTGCATGGAGATCGAGATGTTTCCTGGCCGGTCCGAATCGACGCCATCCTATCGTTGGCAGATCCCCAGCGTTGCCGTGGATCAAGATGATCGAGACGAGGCCATGATCGCAGAGTCGCTGCTCGCCGAGTTCATGCGCCAAGCTTACCGCCGGCCGGTCAGCGCCGATGAGATTTCCCAAAAGCTGAAATTATTCGGTGCCTTGCGGACCCGGTCTTATTCCTTTGAAGACAGTCTTCGCGAAACGATGACAGCGGTCCTCGTTTCGCCTGCGTTTCTGTTTCTGGAAGTCCCTTCCCCGACTCCGGCAAAGCGACGATCCGACTCGTCCTGCCCGCATCAGTTGGCGTCGCGGTTGTCCTACCTGCTATGGCTGTCGCCTCCAGATGATCATCTGATGATTCGCGCCAACGACGGATCATTGTTACAGCCCTGCGTGTTACACGAGGAAGCGGAACGGATGCTCGCCGATCCGCGGTGTCGCCGATTTCTGGAAAGCTTTTGTCGACAGTGGTTGCGTTTGGGGAGGTACCACAACATTGCGGTCGATCGTGACGCTTATCCGACCTATGACGAGGACTTTGCCGCGGCATCGATCCGAGAGACGATCGAGTGTTTTGTGGAGGTGTTTCAGAGCGATGCGAACGCCCTGGACCTGATTGATTCGGATTATGTGATCGTGGACGATCGGTTGGCCGAACACTACGGGCTGGCCGCCCCAACGTCGGGCGAGATGCAAAAGGTCTCGTTGCCGAAGGATTCCGTACGAGGCGGATTGCTGACGCAGGCAAGCCTGATGACCCTCAACTCCGACGGTGTCGATTCACACGCGATCCGTCGCGGCGTTTGGTTGCTGGACCGGATGCTCAATTCACCGCCGCCCCCACCGCCGCCAAACATTCCCGCAATCGAAATCGACGATCCCGAATTAGAAGGCCTGTCGCTGAAAGAGAAAATCCAACGCCACCGAGAACCGGGGGCCTGTCGCAATTGCCATGCGAAGATCGATCCCTGGGGCATTCCCTTTGAAAACTTTGATGCGACGGGGCGTTGGCGAAACGAGTGGCTTGCGTTTGAGGGCGATCAACGGGTGCGACGAGTCATTGATCCAGCAACGGTACTTCCAGACGGGCAGCGAATCGAAAACATCGTTGAATTGAAGCAGCACCTGCGACGTCAGCGAAGCGAGCAATTTGCCGATGCTCTGGTTCATCACCTGTTGACGTATACGCTGGGGCGTTCGCCCGACTATGCTGATCGACAGGACGTCGACGAGATCCGAAAACGTTTCAAAGCGTCCGGATACAAGCTGCGTGAGCTCGTCTTGGCGATCGTCGACAGCAAACTATTTCGGATCTAA
- a CDS encoding DsrE family protein, with protein sequence MKRSALLVFTVALSLMIVEPVFAQSGPGQGRGFRGGRGPGFQGGRGPGQAHGQDERHDADHEVFQFLLSNHDKIDRTVKELPDGVETLTESDTPDIADKIKEHVEWMEYRIKNTKPIRMRDPLFAELFRHTDKIKMVHEDTEKGVRVTETSADPYVAKLIQEHAKVVSGFVRRGFAEAMKNHAVPRQGEVAQAKPRYPSIKGHGSVVPLPQAAHQPRSGTKLLVDVTRGGDPSKLNTAIEKVAKYVNIYAGAGAEPADVQIAVVFHGDATLAVLNSDAYATALDVPSNPNLDLLHELHESGVELYVCGQSLISKGSDPGDVAVFVDTAVSALTAVVNLQSDGYAYLPLGN encoded by the coding sequence ATGAAACGATCTGCACTTCTGGTCTTCACCGTTGCCCTTTCGTTGATGATCGTCGAACCCGTGTTTGCTCAAAGCGGCCCCGGGCAGGGGCGAGGTTTTCGAGGCGGACGCGGTCCCGGTTTTCAGGGCGGACGCGGTCCGGGTCAGGCTCACGGACAAGACGAACGTCATGACGCCGATCACGAAGTCTTTCAGTTCTTGCTCAGCAATCACGACAAGATCGACCGCACCGTCAAAGAATTGCCCGACGGTGTCGAGACGCTGACCGAGTCGGACACCCCCGACATCGCCGACAAGATCAAAGAACACGTCGAGTGGATGGAGTACAGGATCAAGAACACCAAACCGATCCGGATGCGAGATCCCCTGTTTGCCGAACTGTTTCGCCACACCGACAAGATCAAGATGGTCCACGAAGACACGGAGAAAGGAGTGCGAGTCACCGAGACGTCCGCTGATCCCTACGTCGCAAAACTGATCCAGGAGCATGCCAAGGTCGTCTCGGGTTTTGTCCGACGTGGGTTTGCCGAAGCGATGAAGAACCACGCCGTTCCCCGGCAGGGGGAAGTTGCTCAGGCAAAGCCTCGCTACCCGAGCATCAAAGGGCACGGATCGGTCGTGCCACTACCCCAGGCGGCGCACCAGCCGCGCTCGGGAACCAAGTTGCTGGTCGATGTGACGCGTGGCGGTGATCCGAGCAAGTTGAATACGGCGATCGAAAAGGTGGCCAAGTACGTCAACATCTACGCCGGAGCCGGCGCGGAACCGGCGGACGTTCAAATCGCCGTCGTGTTTCATGGCGACGCCACACTTGCCGTGCTCAATTCCGATGCCTACGCGACCGCCTTGGACGTGCCGTCGAATCCCAACTTGGACCTGCTGCATGAACTCCACGAATCCGGCGTCGAACTCTACGTCTGTGGCCAGTCATTGATCTCCAAGGGATCCGACCCGGGCGACGTCGCGGTCTTCGTTGACACCGCCGTCTCGGCACTGACCGCCGTCGTCAATCTCCAATCCGACGGCTACGCCTATCTGCCGCTGGGGAATTAA
- a CDS encoding DUF1552 domain-containing protein — protein sequence MRTSEPTLPRRRILTAAGYTIALPMFASLRDVPFVREVCAAEPERSSSDTEHQLPKRFCCIFFPNGVSLPPAGHPAHDDWHWFPHREGRDYVLTRPLEPLANYRDELTILSGLSHPAMRSSIAHLTADSFLTGADSSREYTNSISLDQLIAKHLGAQTRFPSLTLSSDGGVGTPGRTQTLSFSASGRPIPSLSQPRAIFNRLFGVQEQTVAEQRRRFGRDQSILDNVLEETATLGQGLSAGDRRRLDEYTTSVREIEKRLASSDRWLDVQRPNVDPADFELAATPHDDVQEYIRVIYDLMYVAFLTDSTRSITYQITSEDAKGIGDRFPSAIGLPGHHSLSHGTGKENGYENWARYDQFLTTQFAYFIERLRSTSDPFQQGSLLDHSCILYGCSTSRTHQAVNYPLILAGGKAMGFSHGTHKRFDESRYRLSDLYVTLLQQFGIEADRFADSTTSLSEVLGV from the coding sequence ATGCGAACTTCGGAACCCACTCTACCGCGACGCCGGATCTTAACCGCGGCCGGATACACGATCGCGCTTCCGATGTTCGCATCCTTGCGCGACGTCCCGTTCGTACGCGAGGTTTGTGCAGCGGAACCGGAACGTTCGTCGTCCGATACCGAACACCAGCTGCCGAAACGGTTTTGTTGCATCTTTTTCCCCAATGGCGTCAGTCTGCCGCCGGCGGGACATCCGGCTCATGACGATTGGCACTGGTTTCCCCACCGTGAAGGACGCGACTACGTCCTCACACGTCCGCTGGAGCCCTTGGCCAACTATCGCGACGAACTGACCATTTTGTCTGGGCTTTCCCATCCCGCGATGCGATCGTCGATCGCTCATCTCACCGCCGATAGTTTTTTGACCGGAGCCGATTCGTCGCGTGAATACACCAACAGTATTTCGTTGGACCAGTTGATCGCCAAACACCTGGGAGCTCAGACCCGTTTTCCTTCATTGACTCTATCGAGTGACGGAGGAGTAGGAACGCCCGGCCGTACCCAAACGCTTTCGTTCTCCGCGTCAGGACGTCCGATCCCGAGTCTTTCGCAACCCCGCGCCATCTTTAACCGTTTGTTCGGCGTCCAGGAACAGACGGTCGCCGAACAACGCCGACGGTTCGGCCGAGATCAAAGCATCCTCGACAACGTCTTGGAGGAGACCGCAACGCTCGGTCAAGGGTTGTCCGCGGGCGACCGCCGACGCCTTGATGAGTACACGACATCGGTCCGGGAAATCGAAAAGCGATTGGCAAGCTCCGACCGGTGGCTGGACGTCCAGCGGCCGAACGTCGATCCGGCAGATTTTGAACTCGCGGCCACACCGCACGACGACGTTCAGGAGTACATCCGCGTGATCTACGATCTGATGTACGTCGCGTTTCTCACCGATTCCACTCGATCGATCACCTACCAGATCACGAGTGAAGACGCGAAAGGAATCGGCGATCGTTTCCCCAGTGCGATCGGATTGCCGGGACACCACTCTCTCAGCCACGGGACCGGCAAAGAAAACGGCTACGAGAACTGGGCACGGTACGATCAATTCCTGACGACGCAGTTCGCTTACTTCATCGAACGTCTTCGATCGACCTCCGATCCGTTCCAGCAAGGCTCGTTGCTTGATCACAGCTGCATCTTGTATGGGTGCAGCACGAGTCGCACCCACCAAGCCGTCAACTACCCGCTGATCCTTGCCGGTGGCAAAGCGATGGGATTCTCACACGGAACACACAAACGCTTCGACGAGTCTCGCTACCGCCTATCGGATCTTTACGTCACCCTCCTTCAGCAGTTTGGAATCGAAGCCGACCGGTTCGCCGACAGCACGACGTCGCTGAGTGAGGTTCTTGGCGTTTGA